A window of Methanobacterium formicicum DSM 3637 contains these coding sequences:
- a CDS encoding Hsp20/alpha crystallin family protein, producing MHKKDSIEDMKEIVKDMLEDTSRTVDKMRFDIEKSIVDYTFLPGKDIIETDDSVIVNIVLPGIEKENINLKLTENKLKVKAKFDFEHKMGGTYVTLSDRKSGYIRRTVRLPKKVIVEEAQAKFENGILKVEIPKQEKEEGTEIKID from the coding sequence ATGCATAAAAAGGATAGTATTGAGGATATGAAAGAAATAGTAAAGGATATGCTGGAAGATACCTCTAGAACCGTGGATAAAATGCGGTTTGATATTGAAAAATCCATTGTTGACTACACATTCCTACCAGGGAAAGACATTATTGAAACAGACGATAGTGTAATTGTTAACATCGTGCTTCCAGGTATTGAAAAGGAAAATATCAACCTTAAACTCACTGAAAACAAGCTGAAAGTCAAGGCCAAATTCGATTTTGAACATAAAATGGGGGGAACTTATGTAACCCTCTCTGATCGTAAGAGTGGATACATACGTAGAACAGTACGCCTACCCAAAAAGGTCATAGTTGAAGAGGCCCAAGCCAAATTCGAAAATGGAATACTCAAGGTAGAAATACCCAAACAGGAAAAAGAAGAAGGAACTGAAATCAAAATTGACTAA
- a CDS encoding prenyltransferase, translating to MNILTFIFKISRFRFWIYTGGTYVVGYALGFSVFGDFLRPEYYLYLFYFFFPANIFIYGVNDYWDEDTDKLNPKKDEKEHRVSVIERKKLLNVIILVTGFSLILMIFQDNVERIIFTGFLFLSYFYSAKPLRFKDKPFLDFVSNYLYIMPGIFAYYLASNTIPPLIYMFGAFLHISAMHIFSAIPDIKYDRKAGINTTPVFIGANSALWLCLVFWMGLSLIVIYLTDFFPLSFLVFLYPLFPLLLLIKKDWSIDDLYWYLPYVNTALGGLLFTSLVVYKLVFI from the coding sequence ATGAACATCTTAACATTTATTTTTAAAATATCTAGGTTCCGTTTCTGGATCTATACTGGTGGAACATATGTTGTAGGTTACGCCCTGGGTTTTAGTGTTTTTGGAGATTTTCTTCGACCAGAATATTATCTCTATCTTTTTTATTTCTTTTTCCCAGCTAACATTTTTATTTATGGAGTTAACGATTACTGGGATGAAGATACTGATAAGTTAAACCCTAAAAAAGATGAAAAAGAACATAGAGTATCGGTTATAGAACGTAAAAAGCTTTTAAATGTTATTATATTGGTAACTGGTTTCAGTTTAATTCTAATGATTTTCCAGGATAATGTAGAGAGAATCATATTCACTGGTTTCCTGTTCTTATCCTACTTTTACAGTGCAAAACCACTTCGTTTTAAAGATAAACCATTTTTAGATTTTGTTTCCAATTATCTTTACATCATGCCGGGAATATTCGCATATTACTTGGCATCAAACACTATTCCCCCCCTAATTTATATGTTCGGGGCTTTTCTCCATATATCAGCCATGCACATATTTTCAGCTATCCCTGACATAAAATACGATCGGAAAGCAGGAATAAACACCACCCCTGTGTTCATAGGGGCTAATTCTGCCCTTTGGTTGTGTCTGGTTTTCTGGATGGGTTTATCATTAATAGTTATTTACCTAACAGATTTTTTCCCTCTCAGCTTTTTAGTATTTCTTTATCCATTATTTCCACTGTTACTCCTGATTAAAAAGGATTGGAGTATTGATGATCTTTACTGGTACCTCCCCTACGTTAACACTGCACTGGGAGGTTTATTATTCACGTCACTGGTGGTTTACAAGCTCGTATTCATTTAA
- a CDS encoding VOC family protein: MAKKLEKIQYNLKMAKNVNILYFESEEMDSVQEKLESLNCRFVHKTRVQPWGQRVLRFYDPDGYIIEVGEPLEFVVRRFAGQGFSTEEIAERCSVPLEFVKRTL, from the coding sequence ATAGCAAAGAAACTAGAAAAAATACAATATAACTTGAAAATGGCAAAAAATGTTAACATTTTATATTTTGAATCTGAAGAGATGGATAGTGTCCAGGAGAAACTAGAATCTCTCAATTGTAGATTTGTTCATAAAACCAGGGTTCAACCGTGGGGGCAGAGGGTTTTACGTTTTTATGACCCTGATGGTTACATCATCGAGGTGGGCGAACCTCTGGAATTCGTGGTGAGGAGATTTGCAGGACAGGGTTTTTCCACAGAAGAGATCGCAGAAAGGTGTTCTGTGCCTTTAGAGTTTGTTAAAAGGACATTGTGA
- a CDS encoding DUF5518 domain-containing protein, whose translation MRFNLFEIVLGLILALFLSISLGLFLGSPGSFAGFLIATFIVGYRVGDDVAQGAIHGALVAVITGIVFISAMLLMASSPGELGSSMMEMGYSGIIVGIMLNGIIGSIGGIFGSYVRDRILIV comes from the coding sequence TTGAGATTTAATCTATTTGAAATAGTATTGGGATTGATTTTAGCTTTATTCTTAAGCATATCACTGGGTTTATTTTTAGGGAGCCCAGGATCGTTTGCCGGATTCTTAATAGCCACATTCATAGTGGGTTATCGTGTTGGTGATGACGTGGCTCAGGGAGCTATACATGGTGCACTGGTTGCTGTAATAACTGGCATAGTCTTCATCAGTGCCATGCTTTTAATGGCTTCATCACCAGGGGAGCTGGGATCATCCATGATGGAAATGGGATACTCTGGAATAATAGTGGGAATAATGCTTAACGGGATAATCGGGTCCATTGGTGGCATATTCGGGTCATATGTTCGTGATCGCATTTTAATAGTATAA
- a CDS encoding NAD(P)/FAD-dependent oxidoreductase, with protein MKNVIIVGAGFGGISSAALLAKNGFQVTVLEKNESPGGRSSVYSEKGFFFDMGPSWYLMPDVYENFYSEFDQKAEDFFLLKKLDPSYRIFSYDEAVYDLSANPEKNYQLFESFEPGGGEKLKEYLKSSRELYEFSIKEMLYKDYNSILDLLSGKLLLKSLKLHLWENLEDYINQQFESDQARKILKYAIGFLGGAPQNTPSFYHLVSHADLTMGVWYPQGGMRKVVKTLYELAQSYGAVFRFDEPVEKLEIQDKLVKKVVTSEGSYAPDLVIVTADYPHSELDLLTPDHQTYSQKYWEKRTISPSAMVVYLGVDIKVGKLIHHNLFLNKDWETGFDYIFDPEKAEWPEDPSYYVNVPSKTDESAAPPGSDTLYLLIPLAPGMVDTPELRETLYNHILDDLESKIKLNIRDHVQVKKLFAINDFKERYNAYKGTAFGLTHTLRQTALWRPAHLSKKAENLYYSGQYTHPGIGVPMVMVSSQIIVQDIMKRRDLMKDRN; from the coding sequence ATGAAGAATGTAATAATTGTTGGTGCTGGCTTCGGAGGCATTTCATCCGCAGCTCTGCTAGCCAAGAATGGGTTTCAGGTTACAGTTCTGGAGAAAAATGAATCACCAGGTGGAAGGTCCAGTGTTTACTCTGAAAAAGGTTTTTTCTTTGACATGGGGCCCTCCTGGTATCTCATGCCTGATGTCTATGAAAATTTTTACAGTGAGTTTGATCAAAAAGCCGAGGATTTCTTCTTACTGAAAAAACTGGATCCATCATATCGTATATTCAGCTACGATGAGGCGGTTTATGATCTATCTGCAAACCCGGAAAAAAATTATCAACTCTTTGAAAGCTTCGAACCCGGTGGTGGGGAGAAATTAAAGGAATATCTGAAGTCTTCCCGTGAATTGTACGAGTTTTCCATTAAGGAAATGCTCTATAAGGATTACAATTCAATTTTGGATCTTCTGAGTGGTAAACTGCTCCTGAAATCATTAAAGCTTCATTTATGGGAGAATCTGGAGGATTATATTAACCAACAATTTGAGAGTGATCAGGCCCGGAAGATCTTAAAGTACGCCATTGGATTCCTAGGAGGTGCTCCCCAGAACACCCCCTCATTTTATCACTTGGTAAGCCATGCGGATCTGACCATGGGTGTCTGGTATCCTCAGGGAGGTATGAGGAAAGTAGTAAAAACATTATATGAACTTGCCCAATCCTACGGTGCCGTTTTTAGATTTGATGAACCAGTGGAGAAACTTGAAATACAAGATAAACTGGTGAAAAAAGTGGTGACCAGTGAAGGTTCGTATGCACCGGATTTAGTTATAGTCACCGCTGATTATCCTCATTCTGAGCTGGATCTTCTCACCCCGGACCATCAGACTTACAGTCAAAAGTACTGGGAAAAGAGGACTATTTCTCCATCGGCAATGGTGGTTTATCTGGGTGTGGATATAAAGGTGGGTAAATTAATCCATCACAACTTGTTTTTGAACAAGGACTGGGAAACAGGTTTTGACTATATTTTTGACCCTGAAAAAGCAGAATGGCCAGAAGACCCCTCGTATTATGTTAACGTGCCATCCAAGACTGATGAAAGTGCAGCTCCCCCGGGTTCGGATACCCTCTACTTGTTAATACCACTGGCCCCTGGAATGGTGGATACCCCTGAATTGAGGGAAACCCTATATAACCATATCCTGGATGACCTGGAAAGTAAGATCAAACTTAATATCCGGGACCATGTTCAGGTTAAGAAATTATTCGCAATCAATGATTTTAAAGAAAGGTACAATGCATATAAAGGAACTGCATTTGGTTTAACCCATACTTTAAGACAAACTGCCCTTTGGAGACCAGCCCACTTGAGTAAAAAGGCTGAAAATCTTTACTATTCGGGACAGTATACCCATCCAGGTATAGGTGTTCCTATGGTTATGGTATCATCTCAGATAATAGTTCAGGACATCATGAAAAGAAGGGATTTAATGAAAGATAGGAATTAA
- a CDS encoding carotenoid biosynthesis protein — protein sequence MKLFGLTPFTLPFAYVPLFMGCIYLANQYWQKDLPYWRNILKLVIIIALLVLTADLILDPAAVSLNFWVYEYMGIFYGVPLQNFLGWILTGIIAALIGLLLFKKELISLKIPALSSSLFLIISFWTAVCLYRQLWLPGIIGVLFVIFILNKTKGKVGDFELIK from the coding sequence ATGAAATTATTTGGTTTAACACCATTCACTCTCCCCTTTGCTTATGTGCCACTGTTTATGGGATGTATTTATCTGGCAAACCAGTACTGGCAAAAAGATTTACCCTACTGGCGAAACATACTAAAACTAGTTATAATTATTGCTTTACTGGTTTTAACTGCTGATTTAATATTAGACCCTGCTGCAGTGTCCCTTAACTTCTGGGTTTATGAATACATGGGTATTTTTTATGGTGTGCCCCTCCAGAACTTCTTAGGATGGATCCTCACCGGGATAATTGCAGCGTTAATTGGTTTATTACTCTTCAAAAAAGAGTTGATAAGTCTAAAAATCCCTGCATTATCATCCAGCCTCTTCCTGATAATCAGTTTCTGGACTGCAGTATGCCTTTATCGTCAGTTATGGTTACCGGGCATAATTGGAGTATTATTCGTTATTTTCATCTTGAACAAAACCAAAGGAAAAGTGGGAGACTTCGAGTTAATCAAATAA
- a CDS encoding prenyltransferase, with translation MDLNRIKLIIKLGRFQFLFFGFLCFTTGTLLAVILNNQFSWDRFILGYAVLLPAHLSVSYSNDYWDFMVDHYNLPTRFTGGSGVLVENPELKPFARRFAILLILISISIALIFTYIYSSLAFLLIALLGNFMAWYYSAPPLKFAYRGLGEISTALSGLIIPSLGYVAITGFLDLKILLFSVPFMIYMGFFILSVEIPDLEGDKKGGKNTFIVKYGRKMGFAIIFLAGIVGTTSFLLLSFTGLYNNINFQILMLLSFLPLFTGVYAFTKRTSFMDKATKLVNYTVPSLVIFIILIDLYFLTIIFNI, from the coding sequence ATGGATTTAAATAGGATAAAATTAATTATTAAATTGGGTCGTTTTCAGTTCCTCTTTTTTGGATTTCTGTGTTTTACTACCGGTACATTATTGGCAGTTATTTTAAACAATCAATTCTCATGGGATCGTTTCATCCTGGGATACGCTGTTTTACTCCCTGCCCACCTTTCAGTTTCATACAGCAATGATTACTGGGATTTCATGGTGGACCACTACAACCTGCCCACCCGATTCACTGGTGGAAGTGGGGTCCTGGTTGAAAATCCAGAGCTTAAACCCTTTGCCAGAAGATTTGCTATTCTTCTGATACTCATCTCCATATCAATAGCTCTTATTTTCACCTATATCTATTCTTCCCTAGCTTTCCTGTTGATAGCACTTTTAGGGAACTTCATGGCCTGGTACTATTCTGCACCACCACTTAAGTTCGCTTACAGGGGTTTAGGAGAAATATCAACCGCTTTAAGTGGACTTATTATTCCTTCATTGGGATATGTGGCCATCACCGGATTTTTGGATTTGAAAATTCTCTTATTCTCAGTTCCATTCATGATTTATATGGGCTTTTTTATCCTGAGTGTGGAAATACCAGATTTGGAGGGAGATAAAAAAGGAGGTAAAAACACTTTCATAGTAAAATATGGGAGAAAAATGGGTTTTGCAATAATATTCTTGGCCGGGATAGTTGGAACTACTTCTTTCTTATTATTATCATTCACTGGATTATATAACAACATCAACTTTCAAATATTAATGTTATTATCATTTCTTCCCTTGTTTACAGGGGTTTATGCTTTTACAAAGCGAACGTCCTTCATGGATAAAGCAACTAAACTGGTGAATTACACAGTTCCATCACTGGTTATTTTCATCATTCTAATTGATTTATATTTTTTGACCATAATTTTTAACATTTGA
- a CDS encoding AarF/ABC1/UbiB kinase family protein: MNNRLGENKNPDIKRLREILGVMVKYRFGNTLIKLGIRSGFRVPSILSREDDDELDSTAPERFRMVLQELGTTFIKLGQVLSTRPDLVGKDIADELTKLQDSLPPVTFESIKDVIEDDLDLPLEELFSDFNEEPLASASIAQVHRAKLPDGTEVAVKVKKKDITKRIEQDIVIMRYLAKQADKRVGSLKYYNLPGIVDEFERVIFKELDFSHEARNIERFRAMFEDDSRIQAPEVYPQQSTSKVLTMEYIEGVKISEALESDMEVDGKVIAELGTECYFKQIFDYGFFHADPHPGNLMVLPGNRLCFVDFGMTGNLERDFRENLAELFIFTVKYDVKGLINQMMYMRLIDDETNLETLKYDLMDLLDRFYGAQIQDIGGMINEFSMPGVMVKNKIKLPRDFILLGRVLSMAEDLGRQLNPEFNGIEVAQPLIRKMIARRLNPLRLADYQTRYLFELEHLLKDLPETINRIFLRFEDGKIKMEIEHKELDEFSSHLEKITNRVALALIVSSLIIGSSLILQTDKGMPMPGIGFSTVGIIIFIIGAALAIALVVSFIRRL; encoded by the coding sequence ATGAATAATCGCTTAGGCGAAAATAAGAACCCTGACATCAAACGTTTAAGGGAAATATTGGGAGTAATGGTCAAATATCGTTTTGGTAACACACTGATAAAGTTAGGTATCCGCAGTGGATTCCGAGTACCTTCCATACTTTCCCGAGAAGATGATGATGAACTGGATAGCACAGCTCCTGAAAGGTTTCGAATGGTCCTACAGGAACTGGGAACCACCTTCATCAAACTGGGGCAGGTTCTAAGCACCCGGCCGGATCTGGTGGGTAAAGACATTGCTGATGAACTCACCAAACTCCAGGATAGCCTCCCTCCAGTAACCTTTGAATCCATAAAAGATGTGATTGAAGATGATCTGGACCTCCCACTTGAAGAACTATTTTCTGATTTTAATGAAGAACCATTAGCTTCTGCTTCTATTGCCCAAGTCCACCGTGCTAAACTTCCTGATGGTACTGAAGTAGCGGTCAAAGTTAAAAAAAAAGACATCACAAAACGCATAGAACAGGATATTGTAATCATGCGTTACCTGGCCAAACAGGCAGATAAACGCGTAGGATCCCTTAAATATTACAACCTCCCGGGAATTGTGGATGAATTTGAAAGGGTTATCTTCAAGGAACTTGATTTTTCCCATGAAGCCCGTAACATTGAACGATTCCGTGCAATGTTTGAAGATGATTCACGTATCCAGGCCCCTGAAGTTTACCCGCAGCAATCCACCAGCAAGGTTCTCACCATGGAATACATTGAAGGGGTTAAGATCAGTGAAGCCCTGGAATCAGATATGGAAGTTGATGGAAAGGTCATAGCAGAATTAGGTACTGAATGCTACTTTAAACAGATATTTGATTATGGATTTTTCCATGCGGACCCACACCCTGGGAATCTTATGGTTTTACCTGGTAACCGTTTGTGTTTTGTTGATTTTGGAATGACTGGAAATCTGGAGAGAGATTTTCGAGAAAACCTTGCCGAATTGTTCATATTCACAGTTAAATACGATGTTAAGGGACTAATAAATCAAATGATGTATATGCGTCTGATTGATGATGAAACTAACCTGGAAACACTTAAATATGATCTTATGGATCTTTTAGATCGTTTTTATGGGGCACAGATTCAGGATATTGGGGGTATGATTAATGAGTTCAGTATGCCGGGGGTGATGGTTAAAAACAAGATCAAACTCCCTCGTGATTTTATTTTACTGGGAAGGGTGTTGAGCATGGCAGAAGACCTGGGGCGCCAATTGAACCCTGAATTCAATGGTATTGAAGTGGCCCAACCATTGATAAGGAAGATGATCGCCCGTCGCTTAAACCCCCTTCGTCTGGCAGATTATCAGACCCGGTACCTCTTTGAACTGGAACATTTACTCAAAGACCTTCCTGAGACCATAAATCGGATTTTTCTCCGGTTTGAGGATGGGAAGATCAAGATGGAAATTGAACACAAAGAACTGGATGAATTCTCATCTCACTTGGAGAAGATAACCAACCGTGTTGCCCTGGCCCTGATTGTATCTTCACTTATAATTGGTTCTTCCCTCATTTTACAGACAGATAAAGGAATGCCAATGCCAGGAATTGGGTTCTCAACAGTGGGGATAATTATATTCATTATAGGTGCAGCTCTAGCCATAGCTTTGGTTGTTTCATTCATAAGAAGATTATAA
- a CDS encoding DNA-3-methyladenine glycosylase, producing MYQSTFNIKAKAPFDFDLSCRIFASGDKNIKKYANNRFWQAFTIKDKTILLYIESVGSVNDPELKVSVESDTELSPDILNSVPPVVYQIFNLGLDLHHFYEQVKSDPVLSPIIGRLYGLKNPSTPTLFEALVDSIIEQQISLKAAHSIENRLIKYVGRSVPLYGQDYYSYPSPEDLTDLDLEKLRNCGLSHKKAEYIHDLALDIVQKDVNLQSIEKMNTTTEMVEELTQIRGIGVWTAEMALLRGLCRLDAIPADDISLQRVIGNVYRADEKLSSEAVREIASSWGKWKGLASYYLIVAELMKF from the coding sequence ATGTATCAATCAACTTTCAATATAAAGGCTAAAGCACCCTTTGATTTTGATCTTAGTTGCAGGATATTTGCCAGTGGGGATAAAAATATAAAAAAGTATGCCAATAATCGCTTCTGGCAGGCTTTCACCATCAAAGATAAAACAATACTCCTGTACATTGAATCTGTGGGATCAGTTAATGATCCTGAACTCAAGGTTAGTGTAGAATCCGATACGGAACTCTCCCCAGATATTTTAAATTCAGTTCCACCAGTTGTTTACCAGATTTTTAACCTGGGATTGGATCTTCATCATTTCTATGAGCAGGTAAAATCAGATCCTGTATTATCACCTATCATTGGCAGACTTTACGGTCTTAAAAATCCTTCCACACCCACATTATTCGAGGCACTGGTGGATTCCATCATAGAACAGCAGATATCTCTTAAAGCAGCCCATAGTATAGAAAACCGTTTGATAAAATATGTGGGAAGGTCAGTTCCTCTTTATGGTCAGGATTATTATTCCTACCCTTCACCCGAAGATTTAACAGATTTGGATCTTGAAAAACTTCGCAATTGTGGTTTAAGCCATAAAAAAGCAGAGTATATTCATGACCTGGCCCTTGACATTGTGCAAAAAGATGTCAACCTGCAATCCATTGAAAAGATGAACACCACCACTGAAATGGTAGAAGAGTTGACCCAAATCAGGGGTATTGGTGTTTGGACCGCTGAAATGGCACTACTTAGGGGATTGTGCCGATTGGATGCTATTCCTGCCGATGATATCAGTCTGCAGAGGGTCATTGGAAATGTTTATAGAGCGGACGAAAAATTATCATCAGAAGCAGTCCGGGAAATTGCCAGTTCATGGGGAAAATGGAAGGGCTTGGCGAGTTATTATTTGATTGTTGCAGAGTTAATGAAATTCTGA
- a CDS encoding NAD(P)/FAD-dependent oxidoreductase, translated as MKVLIVGAGFGGLSAAALLAKDGYQVTVIEKNEGPGGRASVYSDHGFYFDMGPSWYLMPDVFEHFYANFDLKPEDLFQLEKLDPSYRVFFDDTNIVDISSDLEKNYQLFDSLEEGGAEKLKEYLASAEELYDHSVKEMLYRDYTSVLDFLNGKLLLSGIRMNILENLEHYVNRKFSSDEARKIVQYSIGFLGSSPKKTPSLYHIMSHIDLTLGVWYPQGGIREVARTMMELAQTYGALFKFNEPVELLEVHEKHVKRVITSKEVYEPDIVIVNADYAHSELDLLTEENQTYDEDYWEKRVLAPSALVAYVGIDREMENLVHHNLFLDKDWAEGFDTLFDPKQAKWPENPSYYVNIPSKTDKTAAPPGSDTLFILVPLAPGIEDTTKKREQLYNKIMDDLETKTGENIRDHIVVKRIFALEDFKERYNAYKGTALGLSHTLMQTALFRPAHKSKKVENLYYSGQFTHPGIGVPMTLISSEIVAQEINQRYG; from the coding sequence ATGAAAGTATTGATTGTAGGAGCTGGATTTGGGGGGCTATCAGCAGCCGCTTTACTGGCAAAAGATGGATATCAGGTAACTGTCATTGAGAAAAATGAAGGACCTGGTGGAAGAGCTAGTGTTTATAGTGACCATGGCTTTTATTTTGATATGGGACCATCATGGTATTTGATGCCTGATGTCTTTGAACATTTTTATGCAAACTTTGACCTGAAACCAGAGGACTTATTCCAGCTGGAGAAGTTAGACCCATCTTACCGTGTTTTTTTTGATGATACTAACATTGTAGATATTTCCTCTGACCTGGAGAAAAATTACCAGTTATTTGACAGTCTGGAAGAAGGGGGTGCTGAAAAACTCAAGGAATACCTTGCATCAGCCGAAGAACTTTACGATCATTCAGTTAAAGAAATGCTGTATCGAGATTATACCTCAGTTCTGGATTTTTTAAACGGTAAACTATTACTAAGCGGCATCAGGATGAACATTCTGGAAAACTTAGAACATTACGTTAACCGCAAGTTCTCCAGTGATGAAGCCCGTAAAATCGTCCAGTACTCCATTGGATTTTTAGGAAGTTCACCTAAGAAAACTCCATCACTTTACCATATCATGTCTCACATCGATTTAACCCTGGGGGTTTGGTATCCTCAGGGAGGTATCAGAGAGGTGGCCCGTACTATGATGGAACTGGCCCAGACATATGGTGCTCTATTCAAGTTCAATGAACCAGTTGAACTTTTAGAAGTTCACGAAAAACATGTTAAAAGGGTCATAACCAGTAAAGAGGTTTACGAACCAGACATAGTTATTGTTAATGCTGATTATGCTCATTCAGAACTGGATCTTCTTACTGAAGAAAACCAGACTTATGATGAGGATTACTGGGAGAAACGAGTTCTGGCACCTTCAGCACTGGTGGCATATGTGGGTATTGACCGGGAGATGGAAAACCTGGTACACCACAACCTTTTCCTGGACAAAGACTGGGCAGAAGGTTTTGACACCCTGTTTGACCCTAAACAGGCAAAGTGGCCCGAAAATCCTTCATATTATGTTAACATACCATCCAAAACTGATAAAACCGCTGCACCCCCAGGTTCAGATACCCTATTCATTCTGGTCCCCCTGGCCCCTGGAATTGAAGACACCACTAAAAAAAGGGAACAACTATACAACAAGATCATGGATGATTTAGAGACTAAAACTGGGGAAAATATAAGGGACCACATTGTGGTTAAACGAATATTCGCATTGGAAGACTTCAAAGAAAGGTACAATGCCTACAAGGGAACTGCACTTGGATTATCCCACACTCTCATGCAAACCGCACTCTTCCGACCTGCACATAAAAGTAAGAAGGTGGAGAATCTTTACTACTCAGGGCAATTCACCCATCCTGGAATCGGAGTCCCCATGACTTTGATATCCTCTGAAATCGTTGCCCAGGAAATAAACCAAAGATACGGTTGA
- a CDS encoding phytoene/squalene synthase family protein → MTSQTNRINKTIYSIFKKGSKTYYYSTIFFPKKVKRDVFILYSFLRKADDYVDQVPQDSEGFYQFRELYYQAKEGIKTGNIITDSFADLARRKNFEDKWIDAFLASMAMDITRSTYPDMNELLTYLYGSSEVVGLFMARIMDLPEESFPAARHLGRAMQYINFIRDIAEDIKLGRTYFPQNDLEEFNLTSLDEKQTKSNPEEFRGFMHKQLEIYKSWQKTAESGFHYIPYRYLIPIKTASDMYKWTARQIEIDPFVVYQRKVKPSAPKIVSNIFTNSIKLSLN, encoded by the coding sequence ATGACAAGCCAAACTAATAGGATTAATAAGACTATCTACTCCATATTCAAAAAAGGTAGTAAAACCTATTACTATAGTACTATTTTTTTCCCTAAAAAGGTGAAACGTGACGTTTTCATCCTTTACAGCTTCTTAAGAAAGGCCGATGACTATGTGGACCAGGTTCCCCAGGATAGTGAGGGTTTCTACCAGTTCCGTGAACTTTATTACCAGGCCAAAGAGGGTATAAAGACTGGAAACATAATTACAGATTCATTTGCGGACCTTGCCCGGCGTAAAAACTTTGAAGATAAATGGATTGACGCATTCCTTGCATCCATGGCCATGGACATCACCAGATCAACTTACCCAGATATGAATGAACTTTTAACCTATTTATATGGTTCATCAGAAGTTGTGGGACTTTTCATGGCCAGGATAATGGATTTACCTGAAGAATCTTTCCCTGCTGCCCGTCACCTGGGCCGTGCCATGCAGTACATTAACTTCATAAGGGATATTGCTGAAGACATAAAACTGGGAAGAACATATTTCCCCCAGAATGACCTGGAAGAGTTCAATCTTACCAGTTTGGATGAAAAACAGACCAAAAGTAACCCTGAGGAATTTAGAGGATTTATGCATAAACAGTTAGAAATCTATAAATCATGGCAGAAAACAGCAGAGAGTGGTTTCCATTACATTCCATATCGTTACCTGATCCCCATTAAAACTGCTTCAGATATGTACAAATGGACCGCCAGGCAGATAGAGATAGATCCCTTTGTGGTTTACCAGAGAAAGGTCAAACCATCTGCACCTAAAATTGTATCCAATATTTTCACAAACTCCATAAAACTCAGTTTAAATTAA